A part of Catharus ustulatus isolate bCatUst1 chromosome 8, bCatUst1.pri.v2, whole genome shotgun sequence genomic DNA contains:
- the ACSL5 gene encoding long-chain-fatty-acid--CoA ligase 5 isoform X2, translated as MIWILQVLFSPLPTPALITLIAFGAAIFLWVISRPKPILPPVDLNKQSIGIEGGARRGALLTDNNLLSYYFEDAKTLYEVFQRGVSISGNGGCLGYRKPKQPYQWLTYKQVSDRTKYLGSGLLQKGCKPSSDQYIGIFAQNRPEWIISEYACYTYSMVAVPLYDTLGPEAIVYIVNKAEISVVICDTPAKAEVLLKNCEEKKTPCLKIIILMDLFDKELQDRGAKVGIEILSLQEVEELGRNNIKDPVPPKPEDLSVVCFTSGTTGNPKGAMLTHQNVVSNAAAFLRCTENTIECTSSDVAISYLPLAHMFERVVQAVVYSCGAKVGFFQGDIRLLTDDMKTLKPTLFPVVPRLLNRMYDKIQSGANTPVKNFMLKFAVFMKMAEIKQGIIRNDSIWDKLVFKKVQETMGGKVRIMVTGAAPISPSVLTFLRAALGCQIFEGYGQTECSAGSTFSMPGDWTTGHVGAPLACNIIKLDDVEEMSYFSSNNEGEVCIKGPNVFKGYLKDPEKTAEAIDKDGWLHTGDIGKWLPNGTLKIIDRKKNIFKLAQGEYIAPEKIENVYIESAAVAQVFVHGESLRSFLVGIVVPDAEMLPEFAGKLGVKGSFEELCKNPVMKKAILDDMIRLGREAGLKSFEQVKDLYIHTELFSVENGLLTPTLKAKRGDVVKFFQKEIDALYSSSQE; from the exons ATGATCTGGATACTTCAAGTATTGTTCTCACCGCTCCCAACACCAGCATTGATCACTCTCATTGCATTTGGAGCTGCCATCTTCCTGTGGGTGATAAGCAGGCCAAAACCCATTTTACCTCCTGTTGATTTGAACAAGCAGTCAATAGGAATTGAG GGAGGAGCCAGAAGAGGTGCACTCTTGACAGATAATAACCTGCTTTCTTATTACTTTGAAGATGCTAAAACCCTGTATGAAGTTTTCCAGAGAGGAGTGAGTATTTCCG GAAATGGTGGCTGTCTAGGCTACAGGAAACCCAAGCAACCTTATCAGTGGCTGACATATAAACAG GTTTCAGACAGAACTAAATACCTGGGATCAGGGCTTCTGCAAAAAGGATGCAAACCATCATCAGACCAATATATTGGCATTTTTGCTCAGAATAGGCCAGAG tggATCATTTCAGAGTATGCCTGCTACACCTACTCAATGGTTGCTGTTCCACTCTATGACACTTTGGGACCAGAGGCCATTGTATATATTGTTAACAAAG ctgAAATAAGCGTGGTGATCTGTGACACGCCTGCAAAGGCAGAGGTCTTGCTTAAgaactgtgaggaaaaaaagaccCCATGTCTGAAGATCATTATTCTCATGGATCTCTTTGATAAAGAGCTCCAGGACAGAGGAGCTAAAGTGGGAATTGAaattctgtcactgcaggaggttGAG gagctgggaagaaaCAACATCAAAGATCCAGTT CCCCCTAAACCTGAAGATCTCTCTGTTGTGTGTTTTACAAGTGGAACCACAG GTAACCCCAAAGGAGCCATGCTGACACATCAGAATGTTGTTTCAAATGCTGCTGCCTTCCTTAGATGCACAGAG AACACAATTGAGTGTACAAGTTCAGATGTTGCCATTTCCTATCTTCCTTTGGCTCACATGTTTGAGAGAGTTGTACAG GCTGTGGTATACAGCTGTGGAGCAAAAGTAGGCTTCTTCCAAGGAGATATCAGGCTGCTAACAGATGACATGAAAACCTTGAAGCCAACATTATTTCCAGTTGTACCAAGACTGCTCAATCGAATGTATGACAAG ATCCAGAGTGGTGCAAACACCCCAGTAAAGAATTTCATGTTGAAATTTGCTGTGTTTATGAAGATGGCTGAAATAAAACAGGGCATCATTCGAAATGACAGCATTTGGGACAAGCTAGTCTTCAAAAAAGTTCAG GAAACCATGGGTGGAAAAGTGCGTATCATGGTGACGGGTGCAGCCCCTATATCTCCCTCTGTCCTGACATTTCTTAGAGCAGCATTAGGCTGCCAG ATCTTTGAAGGTTATGGCCAGACTGAATGCTCAGCTGGATCCACTTTCTCAATGCCTGGAGACTGGACAACAG gcCATGTTGGAGCCCCTCTGGCTTGTAATATCATAAAACTAGATGATGTGGAAGAAATGAGTTACTTCTCTTCTAACAATGAAGGCGAG GTCTGCATTAAAGGACCAAATGTGTTCAAGGGTTATCTGAAAGACCCTGAGAAGACAGCAGAAGCAATTGATAAAGATGGCTGGCTCCACACTGGAGACATAGGGAAATGGTTGCCA AATGGAACGCTGAAGATCATTGATAGGAAGAAGAATATATTTAAACTTGCACAAGGAGAATACATTGCTCCAGAGAAGATAGAAAATGTCTATATTGAAAGTGCTGCTGTAGCCCAGGTCTTTGTACATGGTGAAAGTCTGAGG TCTTTCCTTGTAGGTATAGTGGTTCCTGATGCTGAGATGCTTCCAGAATTTGCAGGAAAACTGGGAGTAAAAGGTTCCTTTGAAGAGCTCTGCAAAAACCCTGTGA TGAAGAAAGCTATTTTAGATGATATGATCAGACTGGGGAGAGAGGCTGGCCTTAAGTCCTTTGAACAA gTTAAAGACCTGTACATCCATACAGAGTTGTTCTCTGTAGAAAATGGACTCTTGACACCAACACTGAAGGCAAAGCGAGGAGACGTTGTTAAATTCTTCCAGAAGGAGATTGATGCCCTCTATTCATCAAGTCAGGAATAA
- the ACSL5 gene encoding long-chain-fatty-acid--CoA ligase 5 isoform X1, giving the protein MIWILQVLFSPLPTPALITLIAFGAAIFLWVISRPKPILPPVDLNKQSIGIEGGARRGALLTDNNLLSYYFEDAKTLYEVFQRGVSISGNGGCLGYRKPKQPYQWLTYKQVSDRTKYLGSGLLQKGCKPSSDQYIGIFAQNRPEWIISEYACYTYSMVAVPLYDTLGPEAIVYIVNKAEISVVICDTPAKAEVLLKNCEEKKTPCLKIIILMDLFDKELQDRGAKVGIEILSLQEVEELGRNNIKDPVPPKPEDLSVVCFTSGTTGNPKGAMLTHQNVVSNAAAFLRCTENTIECTSSDVAISYLPLAHMFERVVQAVVYSCGAKVGFFQGDIRLLTDDMKTLKPTLFPVVPRLLNRMYDKIQSGANTPVKNFMLKFAVFMKMAEIKQGIIRNDSIWDKLVFKKVQETMGGKVRIMVTGAAPISPSVLTFLRAALGCQIFEGYGQTECSAGSTFSMPGDWTTGHVGAPLACNIIKLDDVEEMSYFSSNNEGEVCIKGPNVFKGYLKDPEKTAEAIDKDGWLHTGDIGKWLPNGTLKIIDRKKNIFKLAQGEYIAPEKIENVYIESAAVAQVFVHGESLRSFLVGIVVPDAEMLPEFAGKLGVKGSFEELCKNPAVKKAILDDMIRLGREAGLKSFEQVKDLYIHTELFSVENGLLTPTLKAKRGDVVKFFQKEIDALYSSSQE; this is encoded by the exons ATGATCTGGATACTTCAAGTATTGTTCTCACCGCTCCCAACACCAGCATTGATCACTCTCATTGCATTTGGAGCTGCCATCTTCCTGTGGGTGATAAGCAGGCCAAAACCCATTTTACCTCCTGTTGATTTGAACAAGCAGTCAATAGGAATTGAG GGAGGAGCCAGAAGAGGTGCACTCTTGACAGATAATAACCTGCTTTCTTATTACTTTGAAGATGCTAAAACCCTGTATGAAGTTTTCCAGAGAGGAGTGAGTATTTCCG GAAATGGTGGCTGTCTAGGCTACAGGAAACCCAAGCAACCTTATCAGTGGCTGACATATAAACAG GTTTCAGACAGAACTAAATACCTGGGATCAGGGCTTCTGCAAAAAGGATGCAAACCATCATCAGACCAATATATTGGCATTTTTGCTCAGAATAGGCCAGAG tggATCATTTCAGAGTATGCCTGCTACACCTACTCAATGGTTGCTGTTCCACTCTATGACACTTTGGGACCAGAGGCCATTGTATATATTGTTAACAAAG ctgAAATAAGCGTGGTGATCTGTGACACGCCTGCAAAGGCAGAGGTCTTGCTTAAgaactgtgaggaaaaaaagaccCCATGTCTGAAGATCATTATTCTCATGGATCTCTTTGATAAAGAGCTCCAGGACAGAGGAGCTAAAGTGGGAATTGAaattctgtcactgcaggaggttGAG gagctgggaagaaaCAACATCAAAGATCCAGTT CCCCCTAAACCTGAAGATCTCTCTGTTGTGTGTTTTACAAGTGGAACCACAG GTAACCCCAAAGGAGCCATGCTGACACATCAGAATGTTGTTTCAAATGCTGCTGCCTTCCTTAGATGCACAGAG AACACAATTGAGTGTACAAGTTCAGATGTTGCCATTTCCTATCTTCCTTTGGCTCACATGTTTGAGAGAGTTGTACAG GCTGTGGTATACAGCTGTGGAGCAAAAGTAGGCTTCTTCCAAGGAGATATCAGGCTGCTAACAGATGACATGAAAACCTTGAAGCCAACATTATTTCCAGTTGTACCAAGACTGCTCAATCGAATGTATGACAAG ATCCAGAGTGGTGCAAACACCCCAGTAAAGAATTTCATGTTGAAATTTGCTGTGTTTATGAAGATGGCTGAAATAAAACAGGGCATCATTCGAAATGACAGCATTTGGGACAAGCTAGTCTTCAAAAAAGTTCAG GAAACCATGGGTGGAAAAGTGCGTATCATGGTGACGGGTGCAGCCCCTATATCTCCCTCTGTCCTGACATTTCTTAGAGCAGCATTAGGCTGCCAG ATCTTTGAAGGTTATGGCCAGACTGAATGCTCAGCTGGATCCACTTTCTCAATGCCTGGAGACTGGACAACAG gcCATGTTGGAGCCCCTCTGGCTTGTAATATCATAAAACTAGATGATGTGGAAGAAATGAGTTACTTCTCTTCTAACAATGAAGGCGAG GTCTGCATTAAAGGACCAAATGTGTTCAAGGGTTATCTGAAAGACCCTGAGAAGACAGCAGAAGCAATTGATAAAGATGGCTGGCTCCACACTGGAGACATAGGGAAATGGTTGCCA AATGGAACGCTGAAGATCATTGATAGGAAGAAGAATATATTTAAACTTGCACAAGGAGAATACATTGCTCCAGAGAAGATAGAAAATGTCTATATTGAAAGTGCTGCTGTAGCCCAGGTCTTTGTACATGGTGAAAGTCTGAGG TCTTTCCTTGTAGGTATAGTGGTTCCTGATGCTGAGATGCTTCCAGAATTTGCAGGAAAACTGGGAGTAAAAGGTTCCTTTGAAGAGCTCTGCAAAAACCCT GCAGTGAAGAAAGCTATTTTAGATGATATGATCAGACTGGGGAGAGAGGCTGGCCTTAAGTCCTTTGAACAA gTTAAAGACCTGTACATCCATACAGAGTTGTTCTCTGTAGAAAATGGACTCTTGACACCAACACTGAAGGCAAAGCGAGGAGACGTTGTTAAATTCTTCCAGAAGGAGATTGATGCCCTCTATTCATCAAGTCAGGAATAA